One window of the Lasioglossum baleicum chromosome 8, iyLasBale1, whole genome shotgun sequence genome contains the following:
- the LOC143211147 gene encoding adenylate kinase 9 translates to MFDFYTRFRGLEEHRGRGRFTLDHFHFYPCKLIFTTTPSRSFPFFVLDQIRVASVSARCTLPRKSKDKGDQCAEARMAPKKAEEPERKPLIGRVGTNLKVGIVGIPNVGKSTFFNVLTKSQAAAENFPFCTIDPNENKTLNPVARSAMCDKVPRREKQVSRSKFYADTSFIVKKSFFRYIQGYPREECVVPWPEPHKCVYPKAISYYAFHEDANPLTRFDAKCESRRYGNVEPHFEPPSHPYTTRDPYCETDAKTKYLRTQPTCFVIFGKPDLNTSKLAAMIADAWKCVLVSPLQLVKDEIDQGSEKGKLISEILKTGENLDFDIIWNLVTTRINKRDVFHRGYVVEGLPIIPNELLEYPPSYSSKSNVEELRENFRKLFGQPLGGICGSDSAGKRKAPSNCVRDLHDESGCATRSRYEHFISNQIDEMFASWPLKPTIIIYVMCPDGDFAKKREHFRLDTGTGHTIDTTRSERKRNTETSLPDGTGNSANVSLELYHDPTSEERVSDENQGKYLLRRITDRRSNVEAQCNTYKRFAMPAIGKWILLHKPENVIRLDGRATVLRMFRTAISRLRTLPILRVILPKKLLDLSAMRYGGESPAPIDDFDDKSNEEAFPFLANRDTVSPTYPWGLSTWNFVCPVELARGRTVEGTPKFAVRFMNKIFFLSSDEAAELFLENPRTFVCPFVPRPTCKIAVFGPNLSGKSSLCQVLAATFRGVVVNADKSNSDSDIFFDSEQTSQDNANFLASRILRLPKEEIDVEVLRDGGYVVDGMYPDVDTWKAITESSGIVFEDAVLLYDEDPYEYLLSKWQEIHGAEEEHEEYEDGEEEAHGLAEYLRHIQQFQLDWEKIRETIENSCRNLIVCDIGKTDDVFGFVIDGIRDRYIDKARIMSDDERERERDLAEYMAMSDNTENVGEEEVLEEEERVTTPESNPRLGDTDQYCPVALIKHNVFWKGKEDFSAIFMDKIYRLSSESALREFVRSPQALSFPFRKPLSTIPPFRVSIIGPLGSGKSRLAKAIAREYGLAYVDHHESLNAFLVGSGIPPLLHRNVTISLRNYLEKVELPDDLEDEKYNSDPATLQTFVRGYWREGGALPQRMFRDCVLKCFDELYKLHGVAMEQFPSCPQDVEAALKHCTVPDIIIELECDKETARRRFMLDLLELWTNTLDKEKRIEQSRYTNAMDRYRRQESVWTKKRLSAAIKLLEAEGGDEETLWESSDEFATVDKVDDDDYDSSTVLDIDWQIIEHKRHELEEIWRQENPEPVFFTDWENYEVARERLGQEFDEAYEIDTRKIDATREALSNESIPYMKISATENFASVLLRLMINLKPYTSRDVTILERLYAIDLETAEMLLECGYYLLSSFGRWCPVQLYQKETPLQMYLVLEARQEIYPVIYRQFIYFLGGKDARSAFLKDPCKYVEQDSCAPVIPFRLSVIGPPKCGKTTLARQFAEKYGVKVITRGEALRQLLSNFPCTESAQAAESHLREGHRVPEEYVLRAVEISSIDPRSTAQGLVYDGFPSSRREFEKLSLLGIQPLVTIDLTADLDFCLRCLASQVDELPKKPANFSGKLLEHRYANWEIDRAEFREWLDKYTQNVVKLDASKSTWHVWTRADREACLRYARIQSYFRESDYDKCHSLKFMSVSPYEFKKRQSKFESYCPACLLRDGAMKSSGLVASHEGMIQFREHFYWVCEEHEADFTANPLNYLPPTNTATLPVDRARILTETIDVEHYCWMRRLRVDGYCLVSYVDNLPARTLVPGKTTIGALYKDKLYLFCTKEFRDKFLTYPDKYASVDIKFRRTLPPINVKDLPDLGFLEQTVAKTRRVPVPDARFDYLCEYFKPVSKVPAFLNVVDIAGLVKGAAEGQGLGNSFLSHINACDGIFHLCRAFDDDDVTHVEGDVNPVRDLEIISEELRLKDIEFLNGHLEKLEKLVVRGNDKKLKPEYDTLLKVKSVVVEENRHIRFADWSATDIEVLNKYLFLTSKPVIYLVNLSEKDYIRKKNKWLIKIKEWVDKNDPGAVLIPFSGAFENKLVDMDEAERAKYVEEQKVTSALDKIIVQGYKALQLQYFFTSGHDEVKAWTIQKGTKAPQAAGRIHTDFEKGFIMAEVMKFDDFKNEGSEAAVKAAGRYRQQGRNYVVEDGDIIFFKFNAGAGLKDAKKK, encoded by the exons ATGTTCGACTTCTACACGAGATTCCGAGGGTTGGAGGAACACCGAGGGCGTGGTCGTTTCACGTTGGATCATTTTCATTTCTATCCGTGCAAACTGATATTCACCACCACTCCTTCTCGATCGTTCCCCTTCTTCGTGCTCGACCAAATTCGTGTCGCGTCCGTTTCTGCACGGTGCACGCTACCGCGAAAATCGAAAGACAAAGGGGACCAATGCGCCGAGGCAAG AATGGCGCCAAAGAAAGCCGAGGAACCCGAACGAAAGCCGCTGATCGGCCGCGTGGGCACCAACTTGAAAGTTGGCATAGTCGGGATCCCGAACGTAGGGAAATCGACGTTCTTCAACGTCCTGACGAAAAGCCAGGCGGCGGCCGAGAACTTCCCGTTCTGCACCATCGATCCCAATGAAAATAA AACCTTGAATCCAGTAGCACGGTCGGCGATGTGCGACAAAGTTCCCCGTCgtgagaagcaagttagtagaaGCAAGTTTTACGCGGACACGTCCTTCATCGTGAAGAAGAGCTTCTTTCGTTACATCCAAGGATATCCTCGGGAGGAGTGCGTCGTTCCCTGGCCCGAGCCGCACAAATGCGTCTACCCGAAAGCTATCTCGTATTACGCGTTTCACGAGGACGCGAATCCGCTCACAAGATTCGACGCGAAATGCGAATCCAGGAGATACGGAAACGTCGAGCCCCATTTCGAACCTCCCTCGCACCCTTACACGACTCGCGACCCTTACTGCGAGACGGATGCCAAGACAAAGTATCTCCGAACGCAGCCAACGTGCTTCGTTATCTTCGGGAAACCCGATTTGAACACCTCGAAGCTGGCAGCCATGATAGCTGACGCCTGGAAGTGCGTATTGGTTTCCCCGTTGCAGCTCGTGAAAGACGAGATCGATCAAGGATCTGAGAAAGGGAAATTAATTTCGGAGATCTTAAAGACCGGCGAGAACCTCGATTTCGATATCATCTGGAATCTTGTGACTACTAGGATCAACAAAAGGGACGTGTTCCACAGAGGCTACGTTGTCGAAGGTTTGCCGATCATTCCGAACGAGTTGCTCGAATATCCTCCGAGTTACTCGTCCAAGTCGAACGTGGAGGAGCTCAGAGAGAATTTCAGGAAGCTCTTCGGTCAGCCACTTGGAGGAATATGCGGCAGTGATTCCGCTGGAAAGCGCAAAGCTCCTTCGAACTGTGTCCGTGATCTTCACGATGAATCGGGCTGCGCGACGAGATCCAGATACGAGCACTTCATTTCCAATCAGATCGACGAGATGTTCGCATCGTGGCCTCTGAAGCCGACGATAATTATCTACGTCATGTGCCCCGATGGGGACTTCGCGAAGAAGCGCGAACATTTCCGTCTGGACACGGGAACTGGACACACGATAGACACGACTCGCTCGGAGAGAAAGAGGAACACAGAAACGTCTCTTCCTGATGGAACAGGGAACAGCGCGAACGTTTCGCTGGAGCTCTATCACGACCCGACGAGCGAGGAACGCGTTTCAGACGAGAATCAGGGGAAGTACTTGCTGAGGCGAATTACCGACAGAAGATCGAACGTCGAGGCTCAGTGCAACACGTACAAACGTTTCGCGATGCCTGCCATCGGCAAATGGATCTTGCTGCACAAGCCGGAGAATGTGATTCGTCTGGATGGCCGCGCTACGGTGTTGCGGATGTTCCGAACCGCGATCTCTCGATTGCGCACGCTGCCGATACTCAGAGTGATTCTACCGAAAAAGCTTCTGGATCTGTCGGCGATGAGATACGGCGGCGAGAGTCCGGCGCCGATCGACGACTTCGACGACAAGTCGAACGAAGAGGCTTTCCCGTTCTTGGCGAACAGAGACACCGTCTCGCCGACGTATCCCTGGGGTCTTTCGACTTGGAACTTCGTCTGTCCGGTGGAGTTGGCTAGGGGCAGGACCGTGGAGGGCACGCCGAAATTCGCGGTCCGATTCATGAACAAAATCTTCTTCCTCTCGTCGGACGAGGCGGCCGAGTTGTTTCTCGAGAACCCGAGGACTTTCGTGTGTCCGTTCGTTCCCCGACCCACGTGTAAAATCGCGGTGTTCGGCCCGAATCTTTCTGGGAAATCCTCCCTCTGTCAAGTATTGGCAGCAACGTTTCGAGGTGTCGTGGTGAACGCGGATAAATCGAATAGCGACTCCGATATCTTCTTCGATTCGGAGCAAACCTCGCAGGATAACGCTAATTTCCTCGCGAGTCGGATATTACGTTTACCGAAGGAGGAAATCGACGTGGAGGTATTGAGAGACGGAGGATACGTCGTGGATGGCATGTATCCCGACGTCGATACCTGGAAGGCGATTACCGAGAGCTCGGGTATCGTGTTCGAGGACGCAGTTTTATTGTACGACGAGGATCCGTATGAATATCTGCTGTCCAAGTGGCAGGAAATTCACGGAGCTGAGGAGGAACACGAAGAATACGAAGATGGCGAAGAGGAGGCTCACGGTTTGGCGGAGTACCTGAGACACATTCAGCAATTCCAATTGGACTGGGAGAAGATCCGGGAAACGATAGAGAACTcctgtagaaatttaatcgtttgcGATATCGGCAAGACCGACGACGTCTTCGGGTTCGTGATCGACGGCATCAGAGATCGTTACATCGACAAGGCGAGAATTATGAGCGATGACGaacgggagagggagagagacctCGCGGAGTACATGGCTATGTCGGATAACACCGAGAACGTGGGTGAAGAGGAGGTATTGGAAGAGGAAGAACGTGTGACGACACCGGAGAGCAATCCTCGTCTCGGGGACACGGATCAGTACTGTCCCGTGGCTCTGATCAAGCACAACGTCTTCTGGAAAGGCAAGGAGGACTTCAGCGCGATCTTCATGGACAAGATCTATCGACTCTCCAGCGAGTCTGCTCTTCGAGAGTTCGTGCGAAGTCCTCAAGCGTTGTCTTTCCCGTTTCGAAAGCCGCTGTCCACGATTCCGCCGTTTCGAGTGAGTATCATCGGTCCACTGGGCAGCGGGAAAAGCAGACTGGCCAAAGCGATAGCTCGAGAGTACGGTTTGGCGTACGTCGATCATCACGAGAGCTTGAACGCTTTCTTGGTAGGCAGCGGAATTCCGCCGCTTTTGCACAGGAACGTTACGATCTCGCTTCGGAATTATCTGGAGAAGGTGGAGTTGCCGGACGATTTGGAAGACGAAAAGTACAACAGCGATCCCGCAACTTTGCAGACGTTCGTCCGAGGCTACTGGCGAGAGGGAGGCGCTCTTCCCCAGAGGATGTTCAGGGACTGCGTGTTAAAATGTTTCGACGAATTGTACAAGCTGCACGGTGTCGCGATGGAGCAATTTCCAAGTTGTCCGCAGGACGTGGAAGCAGCCCTCAAGCATTGCACGGTGCCCGACATAATAATAGAACTTGAATGCGACAAGGAGACGGCACGCCGCAGATTCATGTTAGATCTGTTGGAGCTGTGGACGAACACGCTCGACAAGGAGAAACGCATCGAACAATCACGTTACACGAACGCAATGGATCGTTACAGAAGACAGGAAAGCGTGTGGACCAAGAAGAGGCTGAGCGCGGCGATAAAGCTGCTGGAAGCGGAAGGAGGAGATGAAGAAACATTATGGGAATCGTCCGACGAATTTGCAACGGTCGACAAGGTGGACGACGATGACTACGACAGCAGCACCGTCTTGGACATTGACTGGCAAATAATAGAGCACAAGAGACACGAATTGGAGGAAATTTGGCGACAAGAGAATCCCGAGCCTGTGTTCTTCACTGATTGGGAAAACTACGAGGTAGCAAGGGAGCGATTAGGACAGGAATTCGATGAGGCGTACGAGATCGACACGCGGAAGATAGACGCCACGCGAGAAGCGTTGAGCAACGAATCGATACCGTACATGAAGATCAGCGCCACAGAGAACTTCGCAAGCGTTCTTCTGCGATTAATGATCAATCTGAAACCTTACACGAGTCGGGACGTCACGATCTTGGAAAGACTGTACGCGATCGATCTCGAAACGGCGGAAATGCTTCTCGAATGCGGCTACTATCTCCTAAGTTCCTTCGGCCGATGGTGTCCCGTGCAATTATACCAAAAGGAAACTCCTCTGCAGATGTACCTGGTGTTGGAGGCTCGACAAGAAATCTACCCGGTGATATATCGACAGTTCATTTATTTTCTGGGCGGGAAGGACGCTCGATCCGCGTTTCTCAAGGATCCTTGCAAGTACGTCGAGCAGGACTCCTGCGCTCCTGTGATCCCGTTTCGACTTTCCGTTATCGGGCCACCGAAATGCGGGAAAACGACCCTGGCTCGTCAGTTCGCGGAGAAGTACGGCGTCAAAGTGATAACTCGAGGCGAAGCTCTGCGCCAGCTGCTCAGCAACTTTCCTTGCACGGAATCGGCGCAGGCCGCGGAATCCCATCTTCGCGAGGGTCACCGCGTCCCGGAGGAATACGTGCTCCGCGCCGTCGAGATCAGCTCGATCGATCCCCGGTCGACTGCTCAGGGTCTCGTGTACGACGGATTCCCGTCGAGCCGCCGCGAATTCGAGAAACTATCGCTGCTGGGCATTCAGCCCTTGGTGACGATCGATCTGACCGCGGATCTCGACTTCTGTTTGCGCTGCTTGGCgagccaggtcgacgaactccCGAAGAAACCGGCGAACTTTTCCGGCAAGTTGCTCGAGCACCGCTACGCGAATTGGGAAATCGATCGGGCGGAGTTCCGCGAGTGGTTGGACAAGTACACTCAGAACGTGGTCAAGCTCGACGCCTCGAAGAGCACGTGGCACGTGTGGACGAGAGCCGATCGAGAAGCGTGTCTCAGGTACGCTCGGATCCAATCGTACTTTCGCGAGAGCGATTACGACAAGTGTCACAGCTTGAAGTTTATGAGCGTTTCGCCGTACGAGTTCAAGAAACGGCAGAGCAAATTCGAGTCCTATTGTCCCGCTTGTCTGCTTCGCGACGGGGCTATGAAGAGTTCAGGGCTCGTAGCCAGTCACGAGGGCATGATTCAGTTTCGAGAACACTTCTACTGGGTTTGCGAGGAACACGAAGCCGATTTCACAGCGAATCCGCTCAACTATCTGCCGCCTACGAACACGGCGACCCTGCCCGTCGATCGAGCTCGTATTCTCACGGAAACGATCGACGTGGAGCATTACTGCTGGATGAGACGCTTGCGAGTCGATGGTTATTGCCTAGTTAGCTACGTCGACAATCTGCCGGCGCGTACACTCGTTCCTGGCAAAACGACCATAGGAGCTCTCTACAAGGACAAACTGTATCTGTTCTGCACGAAAGAGTTCCGCGACAAATTCCTCACCTATCCCGACAAGTACGCCAGCGTGGACATTAAGTTTCGTCGCACCCTACCGCCGATCAACGTCAAGGACCTGCCAGACCTTGGCTTCCTCGAGCAAACTGTCGCGAAAA CACGTCGCGTCCCCGTGCCCGATGCGAGGTTCGATTATCTGTGCGAATACTTCAAACCTGTCAG CAAAGTCCCGGCGTTCTTGAACGTGGTGGACATCGCTGGGCTGGTCAAAGGCGCCGCCGAAGGACAGGGCCTGGGTAACAGCTTCCTCTCGCACATCAACGCTTGCGATGGGATCTTTCATCTGTGTC GAGcgttcgacgacgacgacgtcaccCACGTGGAAGGCGACGTCAACCCTGTCCGGGATCTCGAGATTATCAGCGAGGAGTTGCGTCTGAAGGATATCGAGTTCCTGAACGGCCACCTCGAGAAACTGGAGAAACTCGTGGTCCGAGGAAACGACAAGAAACTGAAGCCCGAATAC GACACGTTGTTGAAAGTGAAAAGCGTCGTGGTGGAGGAGAACAGGCACATCAGGTTCGCCGATTGGAGCGCTACCGAC ATCGAAGTCCTCAACAAATATTTATTCCTCACATCGAAACCGGTTATTTATTTGGTGAACCTTTCCGAGAAGGATTACATCCGCAAGAAGAATAAATG GCTAATCAAGATAAAAGAGTGGGTCGACAAAAACGATCCCGGAGCTGTTCTAATCCCTTTCAGCGGCGCTTTCGAGAACAAACTCGTCGATATGGACGAGGCGGAGCGTGCGAAGTATGTGGAGGAGCAAAAGGTTACTAG CGCACTCGACAAAATCATTGTCCAAGGATACAAAGCGTTGCAACTGCAGTACTTCTTCACGTCGGGACACGACGAAGTCAAAGCGTGGACGATTCAG AAAGGCACAAAAGCTCCACAGGCAGCAGGCAGAATTCACACTGATTTCGAGAAAGGATTCATTATGGCCGAGGTAATGAAATTTGATGACTTCAAGAACGAAGGATCCGAAGCTGCCGTGAAG GCTGCCGGCAGATATAGGCAGCAAGGACGCAATTACGTGGTCGAAGACGGAGATATAATCTTCTTCAAGTTTAATGCTGGCGCGGGACTGAAAGATGCGAAGAAAAAGTGA
- the LOC143211665 gene encoding heparan sulfate 2-O-sulfotransferase 1 isoform X1 has translation MRVNRRFLTSVAVCSTVIFVVFRSRLTIQFANDPKTHAEKRSAGRRPIDKDQTYRYVTPSLAELGPRRRVPRTNTDILMLTRVPNAGAELLVLILQRLQGYNAFKHIRLPPGDHRLLSSLQEELLVEEITNIVRQEAIPLSFDGDVRFLNFSKFGRQPPSFIALVRNPLHARNLQRYHEKGEKLGLESRAIPMFCGQDARCAVTNNKWALQRAKANIIEWYPVVGILDCMEQSINVLEQKFPYFFRGAKHLYETIRPKRKYASGIPYALDPRERDNLMKFFEDELELYRWLKSRLFNETLKSVVGT, from the exons ATGCGTGTAAACAGGAGATTCCTGACCAGTGTCGCCGTTTGCTCGACAGTGATCTTCGTCGTTTTTCGATCGAGACTGACCATACAGTTCGCGAACGATCCGAAGACCCACGCGGAAAAACGATCCGCGGGACGGCGACCGATCGATAAAGACCAG ACGTATCGATATGTGACACCGTCCCTGGCGGAGCTGGGTCCTCGTAGACGTGTGCCAAGAACGAACACGGATATCTTGATGTTGACACGAGTTCCTAACGCTGGAGCGGAACTATTGGTCCTGATTCTGCAACGTCTGCAGGGGTACAATGCTTTCAAACATATAAGGTTGCCGCCCGGGGATCACAGGCTTTTGTCGTCTCTGCAAGAG GAGTTGCTGGTGGAAGAGATTACGAACATCGTGAGGCAGGAGGCGATACCTCTGAGTTTCGACGGAGACGTCAGGTTCTTGAATTTCTCCAAGTTTGGCCGACAGCCCCCATCGTTTATCGCTCTCGTGAGAAATCCCCTGCACGCTCGAAACTTACAGAG GTACcacgaaaaaggagaaaaattaGGACTCGAAAGTAGAGCCATCCCGATGTTTTGCGGACAAGATGCACGATGCGC GGTGACGAACAACAAGTGGGCACTGCAGCGAGCCAAAGCAAATATTATCGAATGGTATCCAGTCGTCGGTATTCTAGACTGCATGGAGCAATCGATAAACGTATTGGAACAGAAATTTCCATATTTTTTTCGCGGCGCTAAACATTTGTACGAAACGATTC GACCGAAAAGGAAGTACGCTTCCGGTATACCTTACGCATTAGACCCACGAGAAAGAGATAATCTAATGAAATTCTTCGAAGACGAACTAGAATTGTATCGATGGTTAAAATCTCGACTGTTCAACGAGACGCTGAAGAGCGTTGTGGGAACTTGA
- the LOC143211665 gene encoding heparan sulfate 2-O-sulfotransferase 1 isoform X3 — MRVNRRFLTSVAVCSTVIFVVFRSRLTIQFANDPKTHAEKRSAGRRPIDKDQTYRYVTPSLAELGPRRRVPRTNTDILMLTRVPNAGAELLVLILQRLQGYNAFKHIRLPPGDHRLLSSLQEELLVEEITNIVRQEAIPLSFDGDVRFLNFSKFGRQPPSFIALVRNPLHARNLQRYHEKGEKLGLESRAIPMFCGQDARCAVTNNKWALQRAKANIIEWYPVVGILDCMEQSINVLEQKFPYFFRGAKHLTEKEVRFRYTLRIRPTRKR; from the exons ATGCGTGTAAACAGGAGATTCCTGACCAGTGTCGCCGTTTGCTCGACAGTGATCTTCGTCGTTTTTCGATCGAGACTGACCATACAGTTCGCGAACGATCCGAAGACCCACGCGGAAAAACGATCCGCGGGACGGCGACCGATCGATAAAGACCAG ACGTATCGATATGTGACACCGTCCCTGGCGGAGCTGGGTCCTCGTAGACGTGTGCCAAGAACGAACACGGATATCTTGATGTTGACACGAGTTCCTAACGCTGGAGCGGAACTATTGGTCCTGATTCTGCAACGTCTGCAGGGGTACAATGCTTTCAAACATATAAGGTTGCCGCCCGGGGATCACAGGCTTTTGTCGTCTCTGCAAGAG GAGTTGCTGGTGGAAGAGATTACGAACATCGTGAGGCAGGAGGCGATACCTCTGAGTTTCGACGGAGACGTCAGGTTCTTGAATTTCTCCAAGTTTGGCCGACAGCCCCCATCGTTTATCGCTCTCGTGAGAAATCCCCTGCACGCTCGAAACTTACAGAG GTACcacgaaaaaggagaaaaattaGGACTCGAAAGTAGAGCCATCCCGATGTTTTGCGGACAAGATGCACGATGCGC GGTGACGAACAACAAGTGGGCACTGCAGCGAGCCAAAGCAAATATTATCGAATGGTATCCAGTCGTCGGTATTCTAGACTGCATGGAGCAATCGATAAACGTATTGGAACAGAAATTTCCATATTTTTTTCGCGGCGCTAAACATTT GACCGAAAAGGAAGTACGCTTCCGGTATACCTTACGCATTAGACCCACGAGAAAGAGATAA
- the Nop17l gene encoding PIH1 domain-containing protein Nop17-like has product MDAYETRRKDWEELEVTKEELKTLSECLKKEEFRKLLIEYAEEVTDPENRKLYEKEITQLEKERGVDVTFVNPEPGYVIKTSVNGNRKCFLNIGKSDIVARPSSQPSYEQGHRGLQWSIPYTLIPPRDDLDKKNVRCMVFDVVFHPDTIYLASKNGRFREIVNNTAMDGVESNFQVKLDRKNLRFPKMNYKGVSQPTVIRKPSKEPAKEQLDMEPEIYQKLMADYDEKREQHTKRLEKKPQRVPPPSTYYQEKQECNRDSTDKYATPKFSIKHQSSIELEDFSTSRDAKMNATVPKRLIVEVDLPLLKTATDASLDVQERFLSIKSEKPAMYLLDLPLPYRVDPDNGTAKFDPKYKKLVVTLPVIPPMVSSSDTREDSGVDSDHGSPIPLYHADSVEDCSEQSSPHESDKKLVEECETVFATPKIEEKCEHANDCGDTALRTSSIETTDAFTNPSIKYSLPAFTCNIYDNQLAIIINVKNVDPNSIRHRILQNNLGIHATLTSVGAGFFPQHYSFCLKIYKDSVEPESLVIEPWDNNVVFTVTLRNTEDLARYYVGTSEEFMEERDFPTATSFKNQLKELTEIEDSEPEKERTIEVQAEDDGVVISISSNQCDSDDDDHREDSKQITKATQRRQSRRFAMTKARSVSESSGDELTSNSLPSGTGTFAKGILKSRRTHGFSRSVSESSADENGMPMSSIDCNYDSVQDINSESDCSSLKKTVRFNDVVSRQLFRSNSSILGQRKKNQRKLRNKKRAHERRMSESENSETEERDKYKTCTKSSEPSETVKPILNREKQSAQPKTANIEIKKGEGDNRTMAKRKSNIGVDTFNEIHDDSSVGIAKDTITAEFKNDLIFDLDM; this is encoded by the exons ATGGACGCGTACGAAACACGTAGAAAAGACTGGGAAGAATTGGAGGTGACCAAGGAAGAGCTGAAAACGTTGTCGGAGTGCCTCAAGAAAGAGGAGTTCCGGAAATTGCTGATAGAGTACGCCGAGGAGGTGACCGATCCGGAAAATAGGAAGCTCTACGAGAAGGAGATCACGCAGTTGGAGAAGGAGCGGGGCGTCGACGTTACGTTCGTTAACCCGGAGCCCGGTTACGTCATTAAAACCAGCGTCAATGGAAACAGGAAATGTTTCCTGAACATTGGCAAGAGTGACATCGTGGCACGGCCGAGCAGTCAACCCTCGTACGAGCAAGGTCATCGAGGCTTGCAATGGTCCATCCCTTACACGCTGATACCGCCGCGGGACGACCTTGACAAGAAGAATGTGCGTTGCATGGTGTTCGACGTGGTTTTCCATCCCGACACTATTTATCTAGCCTCGAAAAACGGACGTTTCCGCGAGATTGTCAACAACACGGCCATGGACGGTGTCGAGAGCAACTTTCAG gtgaaattggacagaaagaATCTCAGATTTCCAAAGATGAACTACAAAGGAGTGTCCCAGCCTACGGTGATCAGAAAGCCTTCCAAGGAACCTGCCAAGGAACAGTTGGATATGGAGCCAGAAATTTATCAGAAGCTGATGGCTGACTACGATGAAAAGAGGGAGCAACACACCAAGAGGTTAGAGAAGAAGCCCCAGCGCGTGCCTCCACCTAGCACGTACTACCAGGAGAAGCAGGAGTGCAACAGAGACTCCACCGATAAGTACGCCACTCCAAAGTTTTCCATCAAGCACCAGTCGAGCATCGAGCTGGAAGACTTCTCCACAAGCAGAGACGCGAAAATGAATGCTACGGTGCCTAAGAGATTAATAGTGGAAGTAGATCTGCCTCTGCTCAAAACTGCTACCGATGCTTCTCTGGACGTGCAAGAACGTTTCCTGAGCATCAAAAGCGAAAAGCCAGCAATGTATTTATTGGACCTTCCGTTGCCCTACCGTGTGGACCCTGACAACGGCACTGCCAAGTTCGATCCGAAGTACAAGAAGCTGGTTGTTACGCTGCCAGTCATTCCACCTATGGTGTCATCATCCGACACCAGAGAGGACAGCGGCGTGGACAGCGATCACGGGAGCCCCATACCGCTGTATCACGCGGATTCTGTGGAGGATTGTTCGGAGCAGAGCTCGCCGCACGAATCCGACAAGAAATTGGTCGAAGAGTGCGAGACAGTGTTCGCGACTCCGAAAATCGAGGAAAAATGTGAACACGCGAATGATTGTGGTGATACGGCGCTACGGACTAGTAGTATAGAGACCACGGACGCATTTACGAATCCTAGCATTAAATACTCACTGCCAGCGTTTACTTGTAATATATACGATAATCAACTAGCCATCATTATAAATGTAAAGAACGTGGATCCGAATTCCATTCGCCATAGaattttgcaaaataatttaGGTATACACGCCACGTTAACGTCCGTCGGTGCAGGATTTTTTCCGCAGCACTACTCGTTCTGTTTGAAAATATACAAGGATTCCGTGGAGCCCGAATCTCTCGTTATCGAACCGTGGGACAACAACGTTGTGTTCACCGTCACGCTGAGGAACACGGAAGATCTGGCGCGATATTACGTCGGCACGAGCGAGGAATTTATGGAAGAAAGGGATTTCCCCACAGCGACGTCTTTTAAGAATCAGCTGAAAGAATTGACG GAGATAGAAGACAGCGAGCCGGAAAAGGAGAGGACGATCGAGGTGCAAGCGGAGGACGACGGTGTCGTGATTAGCATCAGTTCGAATCAATGCGattccgacgacgacgaccacaGGGAAGACAGCAAACAGATTACGAAAGCTACGCAGCGTCGACAGAGTCGGCGATTCGCCATGACGAAAGCTAGATCTGTTTCAGAGAGCAGCGGAGACGAGTTGACAAGTAATAGTCTTCCTAGCGGTACGGGTACATTCGCGAAAGGTATTCTAAAATCGCGGCGTACTCACGGATTTTCGCGTTCAGTGTCTGAATCGAGCGCCGACGAGAACGGAATGCCGATGTCGTCGATAGATTGCAATTACGACTCGGTCCAGGACATCAATTCCGAATCGGACTGTTCCAGTCTGAAGAAAACGGTGCGATTCAACGACGTGGTGTCCCGGCAATTGTTCAG ATCGAACTCCAGCATCCTCGGCCAGCGAAAGAAGAACCAGCGAAAATTGCGGAACAAGAAACGCGCGCACGAACGTCGAATGAGCGAGAGCGAGAACTCGGAAACGGAGGAGAGAGACAAATACAAGACGTGCACTAAGAGCTCCGAGCCCTCGGAGACTGTGAAACCTATTCTTAATCGAGAGAAACAATCGGCCCAACCGAAAACTGCCAATATCGAGATCAAGAAGGGAGAAGGTGACAACCGTACTATGGCGAAACGAAAATCGAACATCGGGGTGGACACGTTTAACGAGATCCACGACGACAGCTCGGTGGGGATCGCGAAGGATACGATCACGGCGGAGTTCAAGAACGATCTAATATTCGACTTGGACATGTAG